The nucleotide sequence atccctacAATAAAAAGAGACAGCAACTTTACAGGAGTGAATTATGCTCCTATGTAGAATACAATATTATTGGTAATACATTCCATTTTATTTTCCTTGATTTATGTCCTGCCTTATACGCCCCCGCAAGATGGAGGATCCGTTGGATACGCCAATCTTGGATCGGTTTCGTAGAAATGGTGCGCGAGACAACGGTTTGGTGAGCATGTCAGCAAGTTGGTCTTGAGAGCTGATGTGCAAGACGCGTAGACAACCGGCCGTGACTTGTTCCCTAACAAAGTGATAATCCAGTGCAACGTGTTTCATGCGGGAGTGATAAACCGGGTTTGCACAAAGGTAGGTGGCACCGGTGTTATCACAAAATAAGGTAGGAGGCACTGTGTGTTTGATCCCAAGTTCAACAAGTAGATTCTTGAGCCACGCAACTTCTGCAGCGGCATTTGCAATGGCTTTATACTCAACCTCCGTAGAGGAGGGGGAGACAGTTTTTTGTTTTGATGACCGCCATGAGATGAGGTTGGATCCAAGGTATAGTAAGTAGGCGGTAGTGGATCGTCCCCCATCGTGTATGCACCCCCAGTCGGAATCGGAGAAGGCTTTTAAGTCTAGTGGGGAGTGGCGATTTAAGAACAAACCATAGTGCACCGTTCCTTTTAAATATCGGAGGACCCTTTTGAGAGCTTGCCAGTGTGACTGCTTCGGAGAATGCATGAATTGGGAGAGTTTATTAACAGCAAAGGAGATGTCAGGTCGGGTGAAAGCAAGATATTGAAGGGTACCAACAAGTTGGCGGTATGGAGTGGGGTCAACGGCGGGCGAGGTGTCGGTGGACGTGAGAGGTTCAGAGGTGCTAAGGGGTGTGAGTACTTCCTTGGCATCGTCCATTTTGTAGGTGGTGAGAATATCTTGGATGTGTCTGTGTTGGGAAAGGAATAGGCCATGAGGAGTGGGAATGACCTCAATGCCTAAGAAATGATGAAGTGGACCAAGGTCTTTGATAGAAAACTTGTGTCCAAGAGCTTGAACAAAAGCGTCCAAGAACGAGTTGGTATTGCCGGTGAGAACAATGTCATCAACGTAGACCAGTAAGTAGGCAACGGTACCGTTTTGATTGTAGACAAAGAGGGAGGCGTCAGATAGACATTTTTTAAAGACAAAGTTGTGAAGAAAGGTGGTGAGTTCGGTGTACCAAGCCCGTGGGGCCTGTTTGAGACCATATAGGGATTTCTTTAGTTTGCAAATGTGAGTAGGAAGGTCTGGATTTGCAAACCCGGGTGGTTGGACCATATACACATCTTCATGTAAGGTTCCATGAAGAAATGCGTTGTTGACATCTAGTTGGCGTAAGGACCACCCACGAGAGAGAGCAATGGAAATAACCTTACGAATGGTGACTGGTTTCGTCACCGGACTGAAGGTATCAAAATAGTCCTTGCCGTACTGTTGATGAAATCCTTTAGCAACTAGGCGTGCTTTATATTTGTCGATTGTGCCATCAGGGTTTCGTTTGATTCGGAATACCCACTTACAACCGATCGGGTTTTGGGTAGTGTGTGGAACAAGCTCCCACGTTTGGTTTTAGAGGAGAGCATTGTATTCAAGGTCCATTGCTTGTCTCCAGGTTGGGTCCTTCATGGCTTGGGTGTGGGTGGAGGGTTCGATGGAGTTGGGAAGCGGATGAAGCGTTGTGGTATTGACAAAGTTGGGATTATAATACTTGGGATTTGGTTTGGGTTGACGGCGGGTAGTGgttggtggaggtggaggtgtaTCTTGTTCGGTAGCGGAGGAGGTGGTTGTGGGTGATGGTTCGGTGTGAGTGGTGGGATCAGTGGAGATGGTTGTTGACGGTGGGGGAGGAGGGTCTGGATGTGGGTCAGCTTGGGGTGGGGGGTGATGATAGGGGAATTAGGGGCAGGTGAAGCGAAGGTGGTGGAGACTGGTGTCTCGGCTGGGAGGCTAGGGGCCACAACTTGGGAGGCTGTGGGTTGGGCTGGAGATCGTGGTCTCGGCTGGATGCGGGAAGGTGGTGGAGATGATGGGGTGGAATTGGTTGTAGAATGAGATGAGTTGGAAAGAAAAGACTCGAAGGACACAGGAGGTACAGGGATAGTTTTTGTGTCGGAAGGAAAGATGTGTTGAATGAATTCAACATGGCGAGAGTGGTAAAGTTTATTTGTGGCTGGATCAAAGCATTTGTAAGCTGACTTTGAGGAAGAATACCCGAGAAAGATGCAGGATTTAGACCGTGACTATAACTTGGATGTGGTGTAGGGTCGGAGCCAAGGATAACAAAGGCAACCAAAGGGTTTGAGCTTGGAATATGATGGTGGGGTGTTGAATAACATGTCATAGGGTGATTTGTTTTTAAGGATGGATGTAGGCAAGCGATTTATGAGGTAAGTGGCGGTTTGAAAGGCATGAGACCAAAAATGTTGTGGGAGTTGAGCATGGTGTAGTAGAGCAAGACCGGTTTCAACGATATGGCGATGACGCCGTTCGGCGACACCGTTTTGTTCTGGCGTGTGGGGTGGTGTGGTATAGTGAGAGATGCCTTGAGAGGTGAGGTAGGGTGAGAGACCTATATATTCACCTCCATTGTCGGTGAATAGAGCAACGATGGGCgtttttaaaaaattttcaatTAAAGATTTAAATTGAGGAAAAAGAGTAGCCACATCGGATTTACGTTTGATTGGGTATAACCAAATGTATTTGGAGTATTAGTCCACAAAAATGACATAGTACTTGAATCCGTCAATGGATGTTTAACGGGTCCCCACACATCCGAGTAAATGAGTTCCAATGGCTTGTTAGCGATAAAAGAGTTTCGGCCAAAAGGAAGTTTGTGACTTTTATTTAAAGAACATGATTGACAATGAAACGACTCACGGGTCACCTTATTACATGAAAGTCCTATTCTAGAAAGTAGAGACTTTAATACTTGAAGAGATGGATGTCCAAGTATGTGGTGCCACTTGAGTAGGGATCCTGTTGGAGTGGAGTTGGCTTGAGGTGACGAGAAGAATGGTCCGTAGTAAACATCATTGACGTTCACCCCCCGCATGAGATGCGCCCCCGTGCGTAGATCCTTGACCAAGAAATGGTAAGGAAAGAATTCAACAGAAACACGATTAGTTCGACAAACTTTTGCAACAGAAATAAGGTTGTTATGCATATGAGGAGCAATCAAAACATTAGTTAAAAGAAGTGGACGTGAGTTTGTGGGTATGGTGGTTTGACCGATATGAGTGATAGGAAGAGTTGTACCGTCTCCTAGAAGGATCTCATCACGGCCTCCATATTCAGACAGGACTGGAAATGCATTCTGGTTGTTTGCAGTGTTGTTGGTTGCACCAGTGTCCCACATCCAAGGATGGTTAGGAGTTGAGCTAGTTGAAGAGGTGTTGACCGTTGGATTCGACGGAGCAGCCGAAGCAATTTTGATGTGGTTTTCTTGTAAAAATCTTGCTAACTTCCTGCATTCTTTTGTCTCGTGACCTGGAATGTTACAATAAGAGCAAAAAAGAGGTTCCTGTTAGTACGACTGTGCTTGGTATATGATAATTTAAAATAAATCAGACAaacaatattataattataaaaatatatgaaTTATGTTTGATTTTATAACTTTAGAGTCAAAttttttaaaacaaacaaaagggTTTAATTTGTATGCTACAAGTTTCTTGCGGCCATCTAAAGTAAATGTGAAGCGtggttatatatttatatatatgctACAAGTTTCTCGCGGTCATCTAAAGTGAATGACGAAACTACCTTTTACCCGTACCACATCAATGATCTTGCAGTTTCTTGATATTTTTtaacaaattaaaacaaaattaataaatattgttttatagCACAGCTAAGACTGATTATCCGCCATCACATCGCTCTCACCAACCCTTATCCATGAAGCAtctttttcaaatttcaaacgCACACCCACCTCATGCGAAAGGGCATCCGCATCACAAATGGAGAACACAGGTGCGTCCTACGCATCGTCTTTCCACCCGCTTAAACGCAAATTCTCAGTCAAAAAGAACAAGTGTGTACCATAAGCGGGTCTCCACCCGCAACACACCATCCgcagaaagaaaaaaaaacactcagCTAGTCCAGAATTCCACCCGCTCACTCGTACGCACAGGAGCACCACATGACTAGGGGACTTAAAGGGGTATAGTcctacaccccccccccccccccccccgcgcggGCCTAAGACCATATTTACACTTAACCCAAAAAACAACCAATTGGTAATAACAAATCCCTCATGGGCCAGCACGGAGGAACACAAATAGTAAAAGGTGAAAGCGACATGCGGCCAATCACGACTCGCCAGCCGCTATGCCAGGAGATCCCCATGACGTGCCATCGTGTAAGGGACAAAGGGTACAACAGACAAGGATGTGTGGCCAATCACGAGAAACCAGTTCACCTCTCCTTAACCTTCACTAACGGTCAATCGTTGACGAAACAAGAAATACATCCAGAAAGGGCGTGTAGCAAATCACGGCTCGCAGATGTACTCCCACCTCTGCAGGCACTAACTGCCACAACAAAGGGGACCAAATGAATATTCCTTGACAATGACACCTCGTCCAATCAACCTTCTTTCTTCTCCAAACCTCTCGGCTATAAAATAAATTACCACACTCCTCCAAAGGTTTAGGGATCTTTATCCTACTCTCTACTCTCTACACTCTCACTATATACTTTGTTCTCTCTCTCTTGAAAGAACAATATTTATTCTCACGCCGGCGGATGGTTACAAGAAGAACCCCCACCTCTCCTTCTCGTAATAAGTCTCACGGTGTCTGCTATTTTTGCAGATTACTCTCTGGATGTGAACTTGTGGTGATCATAAGATTAATCCCCCCGGTTAAACATCAGGTCCTATCCCTACGGATTAGACTCATGTTTCTTGGGTTCCCATATCTTTCGTATATATAGTGGAACCACTTGAGAATAAATATCTTTAGTGATGTGATATAACATATGTTCTTCACTTCTTTGTCGTGAATTCTCATTTAAATGAGCGGCTTTGTGCTTTGTTGCAACTAGATAATACTTAAAACACTTATAAAAGCTCTTACAAACTCCGTCTAAAATATAGAATTGTTTGCACAAGTTCTTGAAATGTTTTACATTATGTTTACTTGTAAAATCTGAGGTGATAGTGGAGGAGTGTTCTTGAAGCGTTCTTAAGTTTACTTGCAAAATTATCATTGGTGGGGATTTTTTTAAACATCTTTAAAATGTTGTGTTTGTTTACACATCTTTTTCAAAGAAAATTCAATGCAATATTAttcaggattttttttttttttttttgagtattCAAATATGAACcatataattattatttgttttgtttCTAATTTATGTTATAGTGATAAACAGAAGAGAAGGCTGTCCACAAAACAAACTCATTTATAACCAAGGATTACCACAATGGACACTCATCTCAAAAATCTTGAATCACTTCACTTCTCTTTAAAATCTCTCTCTAAGCTCATGAATGGAAAACCCCAAAATATAACACGATGATTTCTTCGGAGCATGCACATTGTAATTTCATAAACCTTAAGAATGACTCGGGAGATGATTTAtgttcccgagtctcatttaacagggggagaggAGGGAAAAGGGAAGAAAATATGACCATATATTCATCCTCCCAAATTGGAGAAATTATGAGAGAAAATTTTCCTTCCCCTCCCCCTCttaaatgagactcgggaacaTAGTAAGTATCGTTTGAGGATGAAACTCGGCGATGAAATGATGTAACGTATCAATTGCATCCCGGAAACCAGGCACACAAAGAAAGCAAGGATACTCACACTTAGAAGTTGCAGTTTGTTATTTCACTTACTTTTTAATGCATCCAATCTTTAAGAAACAAAGATCTGTTTTAAAATTCAAGTACAAGCAAAAAAGAGTGAATATCATTACAAAAATTCCACATCATTGGGTTTTACAAAGAAACTTGTAATAACCACATATATAATCCATTCACAAGACTACATATACAAAAAAAAGATCCAAAAAATATACATATCGACCATACAATCACGCGAAAGCTGCGAAGGAAAACTGTTTACGCAGTTTTGTAGACACAAATTTCCCGTCGGGCCATGGGCTAGCTATGATGCGCGTAAcgctaaaataaataaaaaatgaaaccatgctacaaaaaagaaaaagaagaatttaAATTGTTCCTTAGGTTTTGACCTTGATAGCATATATCTGCTCCAAAATATCCGCCACTTCTTTCATGGCGGGCCGTTTTCGTGGTTCCTGTTCTAGGCAATGAAGGATGACTTGAGCTAGCATTATTGCACCTTTACTTGAGTATTGGCCTTCTATCCTTGCATCCATTATTGTTTTTAACTTCTTCCTGTTTGGGAGCAACGGTTTGGCCCACTCGACCAGGTTAGTCTGTGGGCCGGGCCTTTTTGTGTCAAGTGCTCGTAGACCCGTCATCAATTCAAGTAGCACGACCCCAAATCCATACACGTCACTCTTTACGTACAAATGGCCTGcacattttggtataacattacCATCTATGCACTTGAAAAGTACCATGCCTACATAGGCTTTTGGTTATATAGGGGGGTGAGTCGATTCGATTAACATTTATTGCtagtaaaaaatataaaaaggccATAATGACATAATTAAGTGTTTATAAGCTCATAGATTATTTAGTTCGGAAAACTGCAATCACTATTTTAATTATAGTGTTTGTAATCACATTTATTTACTATAATTTGTTAACTAGAAAGAATATAAAAGTGTTTTGAGAGTCGATCCAAAAATTTTTAACCCATTCTAaaatttaggggctgtttgacaacttttgaatggttaagtgctaaaccagtaagaggtctaaaccattaagtgttgaacccgtaagaggtctgaatcattaagagcaagtataatgcttaaccgttcaaaggcacatgtctgaccaattcagattagaggtcttaaccattcagactctgtataatgcttaaccattcagaggcaaatgtctgaaccattcagacatctgctcgtgaaacaaacagtctgaaccattaagtgttgaaccagtaagaggagtaagaggtctgaaccattaagagccccattaagagctaaacaaacagccccttaatccTATTGACCCGCTACCCAACAGCTCATTTTGCAACATATACTAGCTATGTTTGGTTATGTAGTTAGAAATCACTACCATGAGTATGTGAACGAGCAGATAGAGAAAATAACACACATCTGCATATGGTATCCAACATAACATATAATATAACGCATGATCAACTACAAGTCTTGATGATTTTCTTTCACAAGATTCAGTTAAATACAATTTTGAACAACTTCTTTCTACTTGTCTTCATACAAGTGTAGGATATATGAAAATTTCCCAACATTTCTATCACTAATCATCTGAATTCTATTGATGTAATTTCATTAGATagacaagaaaaagaaagaaatggaGTATTGTATGGCAACCGATGACTAGTATTTGTTTTAGTAAATTACTTTTGTGTTCATTTTACTTGACAATTTGTATCATAAAAATATAAAGAAATTACCATTGTTGGATAAATCCACAATAGGAAAATTCATTTCCATTGTACTTGATATTAGCTTTAAAAGACCCATTGGTATGTGAGAACTTTTTTTGGTAACCGTGAGAACCCATCAGGAAAAACTCACGGGGCCCCACCAATACCCTACCAGCGGGAACAAACACAGCCTTCAAGGTGTCTGCTAGAGGGCAATTAGGCGCTTATCACCGTGTGCaagtaaaagttttttttttttttttttcaagaataaTGGTTGCTTCGGTTCAAAGTGTCTAGTACCCTAATTcactaaaatatattttctttattAAAGAGAATCAATCTCCCCATCATCTTTCACGGTCGCTAACCATATGAACGAAATGTTATATGATACTCCTTATattcaaaacaataaaaaagaTCAATTTGACAAAGTCAAATTAAACAAGGTTATTTTGATAACTTCACAATTGATGCACGGAAGACCACATAAAAAAGAGCACACCGTCAAtaataattttatttaaaaaagagAAGTCACCTGTAGCAATGTACTCAGGAGCAGCATAGCCATGCGTCCCCATCACCCTTGTTGTTACATGTGACACTCCTCCTGAAGGACCTAGTTTCGCCAACCCAAAATCTGAAATTTTTGCATTGTAGTTCTACAAATAGTcaaaaaaataaagataaatgATCATAAAAACCACCAGCATACAAATAATATATGCATAGGGAAGAGTTCAATATAGATTGTAGAACAACAAATAATGCAAGACCTGCGAGAATCAATCCGAAGCTAAACCgttcattttttattaaaaattacatGAAAATGTATAGCTATAAAAGATTAAATAATTTCTCTCTCTAATTAATTAATTTCCTAGTTTACCTCTTCTCTCTTCCTCataaggccatggggtatggggcttgggttggggcgtgggttgggggaaacgcccaagtcaccaccccgggggcttgggttagggcttgggtttggggcgtggccccTTTGGCGTGGGTCTGAAgtcgggcgtggggcgggctagcaaGGTGACATGGTGGGCTCTCAATGGTcatgtgtcaactcatgcccccaacccaagccccaccataccccatgggcgtgggttttttttcccattccacgtgtcaaccaatgcccaacccaagccccaacccaagccccaccataccccacggtctaacaAGTTTCATACACATGTCAATCAGATGTTTATAATATATCATAAATGAAAACACAAATAAATTCAAGGACATTCACATAACCGTATTTATGATAATAGATTAATAGTCATGTTAGATCTTAGATAAATACACAAATTAATGTACGTTCCAGATTGGTTCTTGCAGCTCTCTTTAAAAGTCAAATTTCCCTTTTGTCCCCAATTTGTGCATGCAAACACGGGGACAAAAGACAAATATGGATTTATAATGAATAATAGTGAGGCCGACGACACATTATATTATATAGAAGCAAAAGTAGGAAGGTAAAAAGTTATATAAAACTCTCACCCCATCGAGCAATATATTAGAGGCCTTAATATCTCTGTAAATGACGTTGTCATCGGAACTGTGTAAAAAAGCTAGCCCCCGAGCTGCACCTATGGCTATTTTAAGCCGTAAATTCCAAGAAAGTGGTTGAACTGCAGAACCTCCTGCACAATGTAGAACCCAACTAAGTTTCAAAGATCAAGTAATTGTAAATTTTACAGTTTTGACTTATACATTACTTACGTCTAAAAAGATGGTTTTCTAAGCTTCCCTTCTGCATAAACTCATATACAAGTAGAAGGTCTCTATCTTCCCTGCAGTACCCAAGAAGCTTCACCACGTTAGGATGAGAAAGCCGTCCCAAGAAGTTCACTTCGGACTGCAAATTTTATTCCAACAAACCATTCTCGTCAACCCAAACTAACCTTTTCTAGTTCTATGtaataattaataaacaaacaaCATAAACCAAAACGTAACCGCTTGGTTTTATAAAGATCATAGGTACTAAAAGCCGAGGCGCAAGTCGAGAGCCTCGCGTCAACAAGACGTTGCTCTATGTAAAACCAAATAAGCTTTATGTACAACCAGAAGCTACATCTCATTCGTCTATTTTACATATCAGCCTATATTTCAATTAAACAATTCAAATTTTTCATCCCTCCGTTTTTACATACGACCCCGCTACATACCCTAATTTCGACCAAATTGACCCAGATGTGGATGAGGAGGCGCCACCGGAAGGCCCAAACGTGTTTCCAAACCACCTCGTGCCGCAAACACGCTTATTAAAACCAAGCAAGACGGAAACACACTCTTGATGCAAAAATTCTACTTGATCAAACATTTAACATATTAAATCTTTCCTAAATCCATCTAACAATCAAAAAACTTCCTTTATCCATATCAGCATTTTCTACGATTTCCCGTCAAATGTAACCGTCATTTTACCATATAACCGTCTCAtcttacaacaacaacaattgtAACAAATCACATCAAAACCAAAAAGTTACAACaaacaaaaaaacacacaaacCTGCCATTCCTGAAACCCTTGAACACTCTCATGATTCAACTTCTTAATAGCCACCATAAACCCAGTCCCATTCTTGGAGGGCAACAAAGTCTTTTCATCAACCCAACCTTTATACACAGTCCCAAAACCCCCCACACCCAAAACCATATCAGACTTAAAACTTCTAGTACACGCCTTCAAATCCGAATACGTGTACACCTTCAAGTCCGCCGCCGGCAACACCTCTCCGGCCGGTGACGCCGCCTCCGAAAACCGGCTATAGCCGGTACTAGTACTCGTCCCCGAAATTCCCACACCATTGCTCGTTCCAATTGATGTCCCTATACAAGTGAAAATCAGAGAGAATAACAAGATTGAAATTGAATATTTGAATTGAGTAAGTACCTGTGGTGGAAGAGGGTTTGGTGTTGGTGCTTCGATTGACGGAGATGGTTGACTGGGTGGTTTCTGAAGCAGAAGCAGAAGGTATGCAGTTTCCCATTGTTGGTGTTTGTTTGTGTTGTTATGTTTCCATGAATGGGAAAGTGCAATAGGAATAGGATGATTGATCTGGAAATTGGTTGGACTTTTGAAAGAAATGTCAAAGAAGAAGAGGTATGAATGAAATGTGGTATTGTATTTGTCTTCCACGGAAACCAGCTGGGGGTttctttgctctctctctctctctctcaccttATTGGTTACGGAGTCAACTCTCAAACGGGTTTTCTATTCCTGATCGGTTTGTTTGTTAAAACGAGTTAGCTCACTTGGTGGTAAAgacttttgtgtgtgttttaaaaGAAGATTCTGTCCTTTTTTTTACGGCTATATCACCCGGTTAGGTATTTGGCCTTTGATCACCCAGGTTATGAGTAGGAATCCCGCGGTTGGTATATTATTGATAGTTTGAATCGATACCACAGTTCGCCCCACACAAAATTCGACTCTAAGACCTCCCGAACAGGAACCCCACATAAGTTGATAAACCTTCTCACCTCCTCCAAACCAGTTAGTCTACAGATCATTGGCATCTTAAGTTATGTCCTAAACAAAAGATAGTTTAAGATTAATTTAGTATAATTTAAAACTGAGTAAGTATTGTCAAAAAAAAAAGGGGAGGGGATGCATTTAGTAGCAACAAAAAAGTGTTGTTCATCTAGCACCACATGATAGCTCAAATTTGGTTTGGTTAGAGTTCTACTTTTAAAAGCTTGAATACGCTTGGCTTATTTAGTTAATTATTTTACATACACttgtaattatttttatattttttaattataatttctctataattttagttattttttttaatttaagtataataataataataattaacacATATATTTAATAGAATTAATAGCCAAAATGATCCCTGaagtttgctcacttttgccactttagtccaaaattcaaaatttttaaatctgggtccctgaggtttgcattttgttgccattttagtccaaatttcaaaaactctcttttttgactgttgcaaccagcctattttgtccttttttgcaggggtattttggtcatttttatgagTTATTATAACAAACTCAGATCAAGAACCCAGAATACCCCTGcgcaaaaggacaaaataggctggttgcaaTAGTCAAAAAAGggggtttttgaaatttggactaaaatggcaacaaaatggaaacctcagggacccagatttaaaaattttggattttggactaaagtggcaaaagtgagcaaatctcagggaccattttggctattaactctatttaatatattaaatgaaAGTTATATAAACACAATACTCATTTAGGCTTGCAAACCGGTTTGAGCTCGATAAGTGAGGTTCAGGCTCAGGATTGAGCTAGTTTTAATAAATAAGCTTGTTTTTAAATACGAGCTCAATCTCGTTGTTCATGCTCGAGCTTGAGCTAGTTTTAATAAACAAGCTTGTTTTAAATACGAGCTCAATCTTGTTTAAGTTTTACTCAATTCAAGCTTTAGCAAGCCGAGCTTAAGTATCTCACGAGCTTCCTATAACTAGTTTAAAGACTGAAACTAAAAAAACTTGTTATAAAACACACAAACGTGCTTTAAACTTCATATAAAAGTTATAAgtaaacttttcattttttaaatgAATTTCTATATTAATTAATGGAAGTGTGCACACTAGGTAAATGATAGTTCCAACTTTCTAGTTCGGAAATACATGTTCGCACATGCGAAAGTTATCTTTTATTAAcaataaaacttgtttatttttaagggaaaagatcaaatagaaagtttattttggctagaaagtgtaggaagcaatagAATTAGGACATGtga is from Helianthus annuus cultivar XRQ/B chromosome 9, HanXRQr2.0-SUNRISE, whole genome shotgun sequence and encodes:
- the LOC110878706 gene encoding probable serine/threonine-protein kinase PIX13 — encoded protein: MGNCIPSASASETTQSTISVNRSTNTKPSSTTGTSIGTSNGVGISGTSTSTGYSRFSEAASPAGEVLPAADLKVYTYSDLKACTRSFKSDMVLGVGGFGTVYKGWVDEKTLLPSKNGTGFMVAIKKLNHESVQGFQEWQSEVNFLGRLSHPNVVKLLGYCREDRDLLLVYEFMQKGSLENHLFRRGSAVQPLSWNLRLKIAIGAARGLAFLHSSDDNVIYRDIKASNILLDGNYNAKISDFGLAKLGPSGGVSHVTTRVMGTHGYAAPEYIATGHLYVKSDVYGFGVVLLELMTGLRALDTKRPGPQTNLVEWAKPLLPNRKKLKTIMDARIEGQYSSKGAIMLAQVILHCLEQEPRKRPAMKEVADILEQIYAIKVKT